The following coding sequences are from one Natrarchaeobius halalkaliphilus window:
- a CDS encoding helix-turn-helix domain-containing protein — protein MNNSQRGLLVQHLSEAELDQAVEAAQKADETRLVRRLCFIKNLYQGDTREQAGRRVGISRSTTRRWAVAWNDDGIEGLSSRETHPETG, from the coding sequence ATGAACAACAGTCAACGTGGTTTGTTGGTGCAGCATTTGTCCGAAGCGGAACTCGATCAAGCGGTTGAAGCGGCTCAGAAGGCCGACGAGACCCGTCTCGTCCGGAGACTGTGTTTCATCAAGAACCTGTACCAAGGAGATACGCGCGAGCAAGCGGGCCGACGCGTCGGGATCTCCAGGTCCACGACGCGTCGCTGGGCAGTTGCCTGGAATGATGATGGAATCGAGGGGCTCTCATCACGCGAAACTCACCCAGAAACGGGCTGA
- a CDS encoding transposase translates to MMMESRGSHHAKLTQKRADELDIEFVFIPSYSPTLNAIEPLWKDLKREISPEIFADRDHFKEFLTETFLRLSHRLSFANDWIETFLPDVQKLC, encoded by the coding sequence ATGATGATGGAATCGAGGGGCTCTCATCACGCGAAACTCACCCAGAAACGGGCTGACGAACTCGACATCGAGTTCGTCTTCATCCCTTCGTATTCACCGACGCTAAACGCCATCGAACCACTGTGGAAAGACCTGAAGCGCGAGATCTCGCCAGAGATCTTCGCAGATCGAGACCACTTCAAAGAGTTCCTCACTGAGACATTTCTTCGGTTGAGCCATCGGCTGAGCTTTGCTAATGACTGGATCGAGACATTCCTCCCAGATGTTCAGAAGTTGTGCTGA
- a CDS encoding ABC transporter permease, with product MGVNFDKDDFMQFTKSIYSLVIVLILWEVLAQMGLVYYYHLPPLSDVLIEFLELMMTGELIYHSYLTLRRALIGLVIGAIFGITIGILISRNSVVEWFFDPIIKIGYPIPIIALIPVFMLWFGIGDTSKIIMVAIGTFWPIAVNARNSAKQIDKNYIWSARMMGTTDRQLLWRVVLPAASPGIVTGLQIALPLSLIITFVFEMVAGGGGLGALEIDGVRTFNPTQVYAIIIAIMIIGMALDRLLRIGRKHYLQWS from the coding sequence ATGGGTGTAAACTTCGACAAAGACGATTTTATGCAGTTTACAAAATCTATTTATTCACTCGTGATTGTACTCATTCTTTGGGAAGTTCTCGCTCAAATGGGTCTTGTATATTATTATCATCTTCCGCCATTATCAGATGTTTTAATTGAATTCCTCGAGTTGATGATGACTGGTGAATTGATATACCATTCGTATCTCACCCTTCGAAGGGCGCTAATTGGCTTAGTAATTGGCGCTATTTTCGGTATCACAATAGGGATTCTTATTTCGAGGAATTCCGTTGTAGAATGGTTCTTCGATCCGATCATAAAAATTGGTTATCCTATCCCAATCATTGCGCTCATCCCTGTATTTATGCTTTGGTTCGGAATTGGTGACACATCTAAAATCATCATGGTTGCTATTGGGACTTTTTGGCCAATTGCAGTTAATGCTCGAAATAGCGCCAAACAGATAGACAAAAATTACATTTGGTCGGCTCGAATGATGGGGACAACTGACCGCCAACTACTTTGGCGAGTCGTTTTGCCTGCCGCATCACCAGGTATCGTAACAGGTCTTCAAATCGCTCTTCCTCTATCACTAATCATCACTTTTGTGTTTGAGATGGTAGCAGGGGGTGGAGGACTCGGCGCATTAGAAATTGATGGAGTTCGAACATTTAATCCGACACAGGTTTACGCAATAATTATTGCGATCATGATTATTGGTATGGCACTTGATCGTTTACTTCGTATTGGCCGGAAACACTATCTCCAGTGGAGCTAA
- a CDS encoding ABC transporter permease yields MAQTNITTHNRIPRQFQRAAQSIINWIPIAIVIGFWELASGTVVANDVLPSPIIVAFEVNDLIISGDIYSHLFISIYRFAIGIGLSISIGVLLGISMARSKPIENFFDVFLSILYPIPKVALVPLAMLWLGVGTGPAILVVFLACLLPIILNSYNAAENVDQNLIWSAKMMGTDGWELLQKVVIPATIPNILTGIRQAIPIAFIALVSAELIASYEGIGYLILEAGQVGNYQVMFANIVIISVVAYLFVTGFEMLREKVIVWV; encoded by the coding sequence ATGGCACAAACCAATATAACGACCCATAATCGAATCCCTCGACAATTCCAACGCGCCGCACAATCAATCATCAATTGGATACCAATTGCCATTGTCATCGGCTTTTGGGAGCTAGCGAGCGGTACTGTCGTTGCTAATGATGTTTTACCATCTCCAATTATCGTGGCGTTCGAAGTAAACGATCTAATTATTAGTGGCGACATCTATTCACATCTTTTTATTTCCATCTATCGATTTGCAATAGGGATAGGCTTAAGCATCAGTATTGGTGTTCTATTGGGAATCAGTATGGCGCGGTCTAAACCTATAGAAAACTTCTTTGACGTTTTCTTATCAATACTGTATCCTATTCCCAAGGTCGCATTGGTGCCTTTAGCAATGTTATGGCTTGGAGTTGGTACTGGACCCGCAATACTAGTCGTTTTTCTAGCTTGTTTGTTACCTATTATTTTGAATTCGTATAACGCTGCTGAAAATGTTGATCAGAATCTTATCTGGTCAGCGAAGATGATGGGTACTGACGGATGGGAACTCCTTCAAAAGGTAGTGATACCAGCAACAATACCTAATATTTTGACCGGTATTCGACAAGCGATCCCGATCGCCTTTATTGCACTTGTGAGTGCAGAACTCATCGCCTCTTATGAAGGCATTGGTTATCTTATCTTAGAGGCAGGTCAGGTTGGAAACTATCAAGTAATGTTTGCCAATATTGTGATTATTTCTGTAGTTGCCTACCTATTTGTTACTGGATTTGAAATGCTTCGTGAGAAGGTGATAGTATGGGTGTAA
- a CDS encoding ABC transporter ATP-binding protein, with translation MNDGKVTIEKLGKVYDDGPEKTKAIKDLTFEIAGGEFVSIVGPSGCGKSSLLYLLAGFLETTSGSITVDGNPIDGPGTDRGVVFQDYALFPWRTVLKNVTYGLEQKGMPKEERRSTAQRYIDMMDLSGFEDRYPKELSGGMKQRVAIARTLAYDPKILLMDEPFGALDQPLRESLQDQLLDIWKELEKTVVFITHDVEEAVYLSERVMIMTSHPGTKKTVVPFDIDRSLNREEIITTDEFISTKNTVWMSLREETQPEV, from the coding sequence ATGAATGATGGAAAAGTAACTATAGAAAAGCTTGGAAAAGTGTATGATGACGGACCAGAGAAGACAAAGGCAATTAAAGATCTCACATTTGAGATTGCCGGTGGGGAGTTCGTCAGTATAGTGGGTCCAAGCGGATGCGGGAAAAGTTCATTACTCTACTTGCTTGCTGGGTTTCTTGAAACTACATCTGGTTCAATTACTGTTGACGGTAATCCCATTGATGGACCAGGAACAGATCGAGGTGTGGTCTTCCAAGATTATGCCCTTTTCCCATGGAGAACAGTTTTGAAAAATGTTACATATGGGCTTGAACAGAAAGGTATGCCAAAAGAAGAACGTCGTTCAACTGCCCAAAGATACATAGATATGATGGATCTCAGTGGGTTTGAAGATCGATACCCCAAGGAGCTATCCGGAGGGATGAAACAACGAGTTGCTATTGCACGTACTCTTGCATATGACCCAAAAATTCTTCTTATGGACGAACCGTTCGGGGCCCTGGATCAACCACTTCGAGAGTCCTTACAGGATCAATTATTAGATATTTGGAAAGAATTAGAAAAAACAGTGGTATTTATCACTCATGATGTCGAAGAGGCGGTTTATCTCTCCGAACGGGTCATGATTATGACTAGCCATCCAGGAACAAAAAAAACGGTTGTGCCTTTTGATATAGATCGATCGCTTAATCGGGAAGAAATAATAACTACAGATGAATTTATATCAACAAAAAACACTGTCTGGATGTCACTCCGAGAAGAAACTCAACCAGAGGTATAG
- a CDS encoding ABC transporter substrate-binding protein: protein MKKVAIGASAGISGITAGCLGDNDDTELQVGIVDPLTEPVSLFGIDEIADTAGENMGAEYELTVNAAEGSPQVINQLSAGELQIGNVAYASFPRSVAQEAVPGGITGIVSEARDAHPDYKPWEILTLEDSDISEPEDLEGSDFGVNAVGTGVHAICELGLREFGLNPDEDIDWVEIEFPAIGSALRDGRIDAGIFVPVFSHAEVAEGGVELVFDSTDVWDEQYDFTFLAARNEFLDDNSDTVEYFLEDYTNLLEYIYDPDNRDDVVSLASDEFDVPEELLDMYYLTEEDFYRPQDGRLDIPRLQEVIDRLYESELIEDNINVEDNATNEYLP, encoded by the coding sequence ATGAAGAAAGTAGCGATTGGTGCAAGTGCAGGAATTTCTGGCATTACTGCTGGATGCCTGGGAGATAACGATGATACGGAACTTCAAGTAGGGATTGTGGATCCGCTCACAGAACCTGTTTCGTTGTTTGGAATAGATGAGATCGCGGATACAGCAGGCGAAAATATGGGGGCAGAATACGAGTTAACTGTTAATGCGGCTGAGGGGTCTCCACAGGTAATCAATCAGCTTTCAGCTGGCGAATTACAGATTGGAAATGTGGCCTATGCGAGCTTTCCACGATCAGTAGCGCAAGAGGCAGTACCGGGCGGTATTACTGGTATTGTCAGTGAGGCTCGTGATGCCCATCCAGATTATAAGCCTTGGGAGATACTTACGCTCGAAGATTCAGATATCTCCGAACCCGAGGATTTAGAGGGAAGTGACTTCGGCGTGAATGCAGTCGGAACTGGTGTTCACGCTATTTGTGAATTGGGCCTTCGCGAGTTTGGTCTCAATCCAGATGAAGATATTGACTGGGTCGAAATCGAATTTCCCGCAATCGGTTCTGCACTTCGAGATGGTCGAATCGATGCGGGGATATTTGTTCCTGTGTTTTCACATGCCGAAGTGGCTGAAGGGGGTGTCGAATTAGTGTTTGATTCAACAGATGTCTGGGATGAGCAGTACGATTTCACGTTCCTTGCTGCCCGAAATGAGTTCTTGGATGATAACAGCGACACTGTCGAATACTTCTTAGAAGACTATACAAATTTACTTGAATACATATATGATCCAGACAATCGGGATGACGTTGTTTCGCTAGCTAGTGATGAGTTCGATGTCCCGGAGGAACTTCTAGATATGTACTATCTTACCGAAGAAGATTTCTATCGACCACAGGATGGACGACTTGATATTCCTCGTCTACAAGAAGTTATTGACAGATTATATGAATCGGAATTAATAGAAGATAATATTAATGTCGAAGATAATGCTACAAATGAATACCTACCGTGA
- a CDS encoding thiamine pyrophosphate-binding protein: MKAHEAIVEMFVNEDVDTIFSLTSEEIIPILSEAEDKWGNELRVVNCRHEQGAAAMADGYSRADDGIGVCIVGRGPAIAQTGTALQGANNHGSNVLYLVPETRLTATHDGKGFEQETFLRSMAGEVESVRSSDVLLSSLADVFRRIRAGDGPIAVQVPIDVLESNLSETSILEDYTTPGSGRQDARIHPDETKLEEALDAYLDSDATKAPIIIAGRGAMRSDAKEEIEQLAERMNAYLVTTLQANGYFSDHPYSLGFAGDLGTRIANKYLSETGFVFALGCSLNHHTVDKGHLLSEEANIVHVDIDPTHIGRYTDVNVGIVGDVRTTTEAFREELKSFGIDRSGEFWTDRVRRRIEDSSPMPDRSFEDQPGTVDPRDLIEALDDTLPDGRLVYSDVGHFCGWVFDGLTIDPTDRLTWLVDFLALGQGLPVGIGAALAEDDRTCVVFCGDGGLMMSLPELDTAVRHDVPMIVVVINDDALGAEYHMGKKRGYSGSVGKIRAPDFEALATDMGAEAHTVRSVDDVEAIEAELTPELSGPVIVDCRVNPEARHRTMGEMSID; encoded by the coding sequence ATGAAAGCACATGAAGCAATCGTGGAGATGTTTGTTAACGAAGATGTAGATACTATATTCTCATTAACTTCGGAGGAAATAATCCCAATTCTCTCTGAAGCAGAGGACAAATGGGGAAATGAACTCAGAGTAGTTAATTGTAGACACGAACAGGGTGCCGCCGCCATGGCCGACGGGTATTCGCGGGCCGACGACGGTATCGGCGTCTGTATTGTCGGTCGTGGTCCGGCGATCGCCCAGACAGGGACGGCGTTACAGGGGGCCAACAACCACGGCTCCAACGTGCTGTACCTCGTTCCGGAGACCCGTCTCACCGCAACCCACGACGGGAAGGGGTTCGAACAGGAAACGTTTCTGCGATCGATGGCGGGCGAGGTCGAATCAGTCAGATCGTCTGATGTGCTCCTCTCGAGCCTAGCGGATGTGTTTCGACGTATCCGCGCCGGTGACGGACCGATTGCCGTTCAGGTACCAATTGATGTCCTCGAGAGCAACCTATCGGAGACGTCGATCCTGGAGGACTACACTACACCCGGGAGCGGGCGACAGGATGCCCGGATCCACCCCGACGAGACGAAACTCGAGGAAGCCCTCGATGCGTACCTCGACTCGGACGCAACGAAAGCGCCGATCATCATCGCTGGTCGCGGGGCGATGCGATCCGACGCGAAAGAGGAGATCGAGCAGCTGGCGGAGCGGATGAACGCCTACCTAGTGACCACCCTTCAGGCCAACGGCTACTTCTCCGACCATCCGTACTCACTCGGCTTTGCGGGTGATCTCGGGACCAGAATTGCGAACAAGTACCTGAGTGAAACCGGATTCGTGTTCGCACTCGGGTGCAGTTTGAATCATCACACGGTTGACAAGGGTCACCTACTCTCCGAAGAGGCAAACATCGTTCACGTGGATATCGATCCGACCCACATCGGCCGGTACACCGACGTCAACGTCGGTATTGTCGGGGACGTGAGAACGACGACCGAAGCGTTTCGTGAGGAACTCAAGAGCTTTGGAATCGATCGCTCGGGCGAGTTCTGGACCGATCGGGTTCGACGGCGTATCGAGGACAGTTCCCCCATGCCCGACCGCTCGTTCGAAGACCAGCCCGGAACCGTTGATCCCCGCGACCTGATTGAAGCGCTCGACGACACGCTGCCGGACGGCCGACTCGTGTACTCCGACGTCGGGCATTTCTGTGGGTGGGTCTTCGACGGGTTGACAATCGATCCGACGGATCGATTGACGTGGTTGGTCGATTTCCTTGCACTTGGGCAGGGACTTCCGGTCGGAATCGGCGCCGCGCTAGCCGAGGACGATCGAACATGCGTTGTCTTCTGTGGTGATGGGGGGCTGATGATGTCCCTTCCGGAACTGGATACGGCGGTTCGACATGACGTTCCAATGATCGTCGTGGTGATAAACGACGACGCGCTTGGTGCTGAGTACCACATGGGGAAAAAACGCGGCTACTCCGGCTCGGTCGGGAAGATTCGGGCTCCCGACTTCGAAGCACTCGCAACCGATATGGGTGCCGAGGCACACACCGTCCGTTCGGTGGACGACGTCGAAGCAATCGAAGCGGAGCTGACCCCTGAGCTGAGCGGACCCGTCATCGTCGATTGCAGGGTAAATCCGGAGGCTCGTCACCGAACGATGGGTGAAATGTCGATCGATTAA
- a CDS encoding IclR family transcriptional regulator, which yields MTQTNPRRPVKTVDTAMDIIQVLVESGGMTLSEIAEVVDLAESTTHRHLATLVYNELVFRDGKRYYLSFQFLNIGTQKQYRHPLFKAGREYVDDLAEKTGERVWISTMENGYSISLYWTSDKKPLFHHSRAGQRLHLHVSSVGKAILSELTDEKVDSILDQHGLPGLTDQTITEREMLYSELETIQEQGYATDSEETVNGMDSIAVAVSDDVADILGGIAIGCATNNMTRNREKEYKDLLRETAAEMAIRTRFS from the coding sequence ATGACTCAAACCAATCCTCGTCGACCAGTTAAGACAGTCGATACTGCGATGGATATTATTCAAGTATTAGTTGAGTCTGGTGGAATGACGCTTTCAGAGATTGCCGAGGTAGTTGATCTTGCCGAAAGTACCACCCACCGCCATTTGGCTACATTAGTTTATAATGAATTGGTATTTAGGGATGGAAAACGATACTATCTTAGTTTCCAATTCCTCAATATTGGTACGCAAAAACAATACCGGCACCCACTCTTCAAGGCGGGTCGAGAGTACGTTGATGATCTCGCTGAAAAAACAGGTGAACGGGTCTGGATAAGTACTATGGAGAACGGATATAGTATTAGTCTTTATTGGACTAGTGATAAAAAGCCCTTGTTCCATCACTCTCGAGCAGGTCAACGGCTCCATCTTCACGTATCTTCCGTCGGTAAAGCGATATTGTCCGAATTAACAGATGAGAAAGTTGATTCTATTTTGGACCAACACGGATTACCTGGCTTAACAGATCAAACAATTACTGAAAGAGAAATGTTGTACAGTGAATTAGAGACGATTCAAGAGCAAGGATATGCAACAGATTCAGAAGAAACAGTTAACGGAATGGACAGTATTGCTGTCGCCGTTAGCGATGATGTTGCGGATATTCTTGGTGGAATCGCCATTGGATGTGCGACAAATAATATGACTCGGAATCGTGAGAAAGAATACAAGGATTTATTGCGCGAAACTGCCGCTGAGATGGCAATACGAACCCGATTTTCCTAA
- a CDS encoding electron transfer flavoprotein subunit beta/FixA family protein, with protein sequence MKVLVTAKEVATVENEFEIEEMAIADRYLGADLNEWDDYAVEEAVQLKEADIAAEVVTVTIGPDDCEQTIRQALAKGADRAIRVWDDTLEEATLLDVGAKTELLAAVVEDEEPDLVLTGVQSDDDSFGATGVSLAEAVDYEWAAVVNHLEHDLKDGGASIRRELEGGVEELTDVSLPAVLTIQTGINEPRYASLRGIRQAQRKELSVQDLAALGVDESAVDSALELTAMYEPESQSDVMLWEGSPEETAGELAELLREKGVAQ encoded by the coding sequence ATGAAAGTCCTTGTCACGGCCAAGGAAGTTGCAACTGTGGAAAACGAGTTCGAAATCGAGGAGATGGCAATTGCCGACCGGTACCTCGGTGCCGATCTCAACGAGTGGGACGATTACGCCGTCGAAGAGGCCGTCCAGCTCAAAGAGGCGGACATCGCCGCCGAGGTCGTCACGGTCACGATCGGTCCCGACGACTGCGAACAGACCATCCGGCAGGCGCTCGCGAAGGGAGCCGACCGGGCTATCCGCGTCTGGGACGACACTCTCGAGGAAGCTACCTTGCTTGACGTCGGTGCCAAGACCGAGCTGCTCGCCGCCGTCGTCGAAGACGAGGAGCCCGATCTCGTGCTTACCGGCGTTCAGTCCGACGACGACAGCTTTGGCGCGACCGGTGTCTCGCTTGCCGAAGCCGTCGACTATGAATGGGCCGCCGTCGTCAATCACCTCGAGCACGACCTCAAGGACGGTGGCGCGTCGATCCGCCGAGAGCTCGAGGGCGGCGTCGAAGAACTCACCGACGTCTCCCTGCCTGCCGTTCTGACCATCCAGACGGGGATCAACGAACCGCGCTACGCCAGCCTGCGCGGGATTCGCCAGGCACAGCGCAAGGAACTCTCCGTCCAGGATCTCGCGGCGCTCGGCGTCGACGAGAGCGCAGTCGACTCCGCGCTTGAGCTGACGGCGATGTACGAACCCGAGAGCCAAAGCGACGTGATGCTCTGGGAGGGCAGTCCCGAGGAGACCGCGGGCGAACTCGCAGAGCTCCTCCGCGAGAAGGGGGTGGCGCAATGA
- a CDS encoding electron transfer flavoprotein subunit alpha/FixB family protein, protein MTDVLAVADHRRGELRDVSYELITAGHALADDTGGDLHVAVVSGTVDEFAEKCNREGVNVIHTIEYGKEFDHGVYTQAIVQLADELDPQYVLLPNSVNGLDYAPAVASRLDVPIVTDAIGLENDGETLVATREMYGGKVETMTELKEPAVATLRGAEWPAAERTGDATVEAFDVDIDEDALGTTVNGFEEVASGDVDISEADVLVSVGRGIEEEDNLEIIHKLADALGATVSSSRPIVDNGWLPKNRQVGQSGKVVTPDVYIAIGISGAVQHVAGMKGSDTIVAINTDPNAPIIDIADYAIHDDLFDVVPELIELVK, encoded by the coding sequence ATGACGGACGTTCTGGCCGTCGCCGATCACCGCCGCGGCGAGCTGCGCGACGTCAGCTACGAACTCATCACCGCGGGTCACGCACTGGCCGACGACACCGGCGGTGACCTCCACGTCGCGGTCGTCAGCGGCACCGTCGACGAGTTCGCCGAGAAGTGTAACCGCGAGGGCGTCAACGTAATCCACACAATCGAGTACGGCAAAGAGTTCGATCACGGCGTCTACACCCAGGCGATCGTTCAGCTCGCGGACGAACTCGATCCCCAGTACGTCCTGTTGCCCAACAGCGTCAACGGACTCGACTACGCCCCCGCTGTCGCTAGCCGACTCGACGTTCCGATCGTTACCGATGCGATCGGCCTCGAGAACGACGGCGAGACGCTGGTCGCGACCCGCGAGATGTACGGTGGTAAGGTCGAGACGATGACCGAACTCAAGGAGCCGGCCGTCGCCACGCTTCGCGGAGCCGAGTGGCCCGCGGCGGAGAGGACCGGTGACGCGACGGTCGAAGCCTTCGACGTCGACATCGACGAGGATGCGCTTGGCACGACCGTCAACGGTTTCGAGGAAGTCGCTAGCGGTGACGTCGACATCAGCGAGGCCGACGTGCTCGTCTCGGTCGGCCGCGGCATCGAAGAGGAGGACAATCTCGAGATTATCCACAAGCTCGCCGACGCACTCGGTGCAACGGTCTCCTCGTCGCGTCCGATCGTCGACAACGGCTGGCTCCCGAAAAACCGCCAGGTTGGTCAGTCGGGCAAGGTTGTCACACCTGACGTCTATATCGCGATCGGTATCTCTGGCGCAGTACAGCATGTCGCCGGTATGAAAGGGTCGGATACGATCGTCGCAATCAACACTGACCCCAACGCACCTATCATAGACATCGCCGATTATGCGATCCACGACGACCTCTTCGACGTGGTCCCAGAATTAATCGAGTTGGTCAAATAA
- a CDS encoding Nramp family divalent metal transporter, which produces MAQGDATSSIEDLRWPSLGSAVRRIGPAFVLGAVALGPGSLVLSSMTGALYGYQLLWLLVFSGVFMIVFMEIASRFGIVTDEPIWTIVEHKYGRTAAVVGGIFAVLTSLGYETGNVIAIGLGMEAIVGGSPLIWGTAGAVAAIALITLQDLYDKLEKLIFALIFVMIVGFFGTLAITGFSPGDATSGLVPTFPDQQAVFLGMAMMATYFSLYAAIYQTYLVKEKGYTTDDIGQSIFDSAAGITLMGIMLIAIMIAGAVVLNPAGVIPESAVDMAVQLEPLVGTNASLLFGLGLFAAAFSSIVVNALIGSTMFVDGLGYETGMDSKPVKLVAITLVVVAWLFAFVPSLLGENPIDTLILAQAVSIVGLPYFGAVILILSNDRDVMGGFANTRIRNALALIGYLASLGIAIYYATSFL; this is translated from the coding sequence GTGGCCCAAGGAGACGCCACGAGCTCGATCGAGGACCTTCGGTGGCCGTCGCTCGGCTCGGCGGTCAGACGGATCGGCCCCGCGTTCGTCCTCGGTGCGGTCGCGCTCGGCCCCGGCTCGCTGGTTCTCTCGAGTATGACCGGCGCGCTGTACGGCTACCAGCTGCTGTGGCTGCTGGTTTTTTCGGGCGTCTTCATGATCGTCTTCATGGAGATAGCCTCGCGGTTCGGCATCGTCACGGACGAGCCGATCTGGACGATCGTCGAGCACAAGTACGGACGAACCGCGGCCGTTGTCGGTGGTATTTTTGCGGTCCTGACGTCACTCGGGTACGAAACCGGAAACGTGATCGCGATCGGACTGGGAATGGAGGCGATCGTCGGCGGAAGCCCCCTCATCTGGGGAACCGCTGGCGCCGTCGCCGCGATCGCACTCATCACGCTCCAGGACCTCTACGACAAGCTCGAGAAGCTCATCTTCGCGCTCATCTTCGTGATGATCGTCGGCTTCTTCGGAACGCTCGCGATCACGGGCTTCTCTCCAGGTGACGCGACCTCAGGACTCGTGCCGACGTTCCCAGACCAGCAAGCGGTGTTCCTCGGCATGGCGATGATGGCGACGTACTTCAGTCTGTACGCCGCAATCTACCAGACGTACCTCGTGAAAGAGAAGGGGTACACGACCGACGACATCGGCCAGTCAATCTTCGACAGCGCCGCCGGAATCACGCTCATGGGAATCATGCTCATTGCCATCATGATTGCGGGCGCGGTCGTCCTCAATCCCGCCGGAGTCATCCCCGAGTCCGCGGTGGACATGGCGGTTCAGCTCGAGCCGCTGGTCGGGACAAACGCGTCGCTGCTGTTCGGGCTTGGACTGTTCGCAGCGGCGTTCTCGTCGATCGTTGTCAACGCCCTGATCGGAAGCACGATGTTCGTCGACGGACTCGGCTACGAGACTGGAATGGACAGCAAGCCAGTCAAGCTGGTCGCAATCACCCTGGTAGTCGTCGCGTGGCTGTTCGCGTTCGTCCCGTCGCTCCTCGGTGAGAATCCGATTGATACACTCATCTTGGCGCAGGCGGTCTCGATCGTCGGTCTTCCGTACTTCGGTGCCGTGATTCTCATTCTCTCAAACGATCGCGATGTCATGGGTGGCTTTGCGAACACCCGGATACGAAACGCGCTCGCGTTAATAGGCTACCTCGCGAGCCTCGGAATAGCAATATACTACGCGACTTCATTCCTCTAA
- a CDS encoding dihydrodipicolinate synthase family protein, translating into MTRGEYDRLFTALVTPFKQGSYDVDESATRDLVEYYTENETFDSLGGGFIVNPEAGEVFYLDREERQRNVELVAEEASDEYPVFAGVFGVSREEIRTTAQDALEAGADGLFVMPPAGTMEVTTTLDARNNPEVWQNHVETVADVADVPVLVHPTAPMSHEYGEGLPLESTKAVVESEPNVVGWKMTYNFRGYEKIASYLRSLDRHVAVLGAEGSHFHAAQATGTFDGTVTGAWNFAMEPMLEHVSAWRENDVERARRIWHERLSDLFGYVYETFSRLHIRYKLATWLRGLTSHPFMRPPMPAPNEDEVDELDRLLRDAGLETIDEDRQEETKRTIAAGGI; encoded by the coding sequence ATGACTAGGGGAGAGTACGATCGGTTGTTCACGGCGCTCGTGACGCCGTTCAAACAGGGAAGCTACGATGTCGACGAGTCGGCCACCCGCGACCTGGTCGAGTACTACACCGAAAACGAGACGTTCGACTCCCTCGGTGGCGGGTTCATCGTAAATCCGGAAGCCGGCGAAGTGTTCTATCTCGACCGGGAGGAGCGGCAACGAAACGTCGAACTCGTGGCCGAAGAGGCGAGCGACGAGTATCCAGTCTTCGCCGGCGTCTTTGGCGTGAGCCGGGAAGAAATCCGAACCACCGCGCAGGACGCCCTCGAGGCAGGTGCCGACGGACTATTCGTAATGCCACCAGCGGGAACGATGGAGGTGACGACGACCCTCGACGCACGGAACAACCCGGAGGTCTGGCAAAATCACGTCGAGACGGTCGCGGACGTCGCCGACGTTCCGGTGCTCGTCCACCCGACCGCACCGATGAGCCACGAGTACGGCGAGGGACTCCCCCTCGAGTCGACGAAGGCGGTCGTCGAATCCGAGCCGAACGTCGTCGGCTGGAAGATGACCTACAATTTCAGGGGCTACGAGAAGATCGCGTCCTACCTCCGGTCGCTGGATCGCCACGTGGCGGTCCTCGGCGCAGAGGGATCGCACTTCCATGCTGCCCAAGCGACAGGTACGTTCGACGGAACGGTGACCGGCGCGTGGAACTTCGCGATGGAGCCGATGCTCGAGCACGTCTCGGCCTGGCGGGAGAACGACGTCGAACGGGCGCGTCGGATCTGGCACGAGCGACTGTCGGACCTGTTCGGCTACGTTTACGAGACGTTCTCGCGGCTGCACATCCGATACAAGCTCGCGACGTGGTTGCGGGGGCTCACGTCGCATCCGTTCATGCGACCGCCGATGCCCGCACCGAATGAAGACGAAGTCGACGAGCTGGATCGGCTGCTACGTGATGCCGGCCTCGAGACGATCGACGAGGACCGCCAAGAGGAGACGAAGCGGACCATCGCGGCAGGAGGGATCTGA